The proteins below come from a single Tissierella sp. MB52-C2 genomic window:
- a CDS encoding ABC transporter ATP-binding protein produces the protein MEKKNYSVFKNIIFTHKYILQEYRSRYWAGAVIIILCNIFTTFMLILLPAYAVKLLTEEISISQILLKLTYYCLVLYSITIFYKRLVQSSDNTVNKKRMFKCQDYYDHIMITNYQNLDISESREILDAGLDSYMDAFNIGFTHMIVDFRNFIQSVLGLIVYCIFIARVNIWISLILIAISSFSIIVNLLNEKWINKNKEKWFKFDTKLKYLSTQSTSLKNAKDIRLYSMKNWFMDTSEYLISLRQNWLEKELRIYYLVNVSERILTAIKYAIAYFVVFNKVKNGLEISQFIMVIGLILGVNNWVTSIFDNIKYLQLNNTTVNNSRTAIEIDDVKLENSISNDLDLYNHITEEKTYELRFENVSFAFPGETTKIFDNFNLTIGKGEKLALVGVNGAGKTTLVKLMCGLYKPTEGKIYLDGVDISTYKREDYFKVFSIVFQDFQVLALSMAENISCCIKEKTDYNKVDKCIELSGLKDKVDKLKNGVHTTMLKELDDEGAILSGGETQKLMLARCLYKNSPIMILDEPTSALDALAESEMYEKYSSLIDGKTSVFISHRLSSTKFCDRIIMLEHGKIIEEGTHYNLLKNNGEYAKMFNIQSSYYQEEVPEIVC, from the coding sequence TTGGAAAAAAAGAATTACAGTGTATTTAAAAATATAATTTTTACACATAAATACATATTACAAGAATACAGGAGTAGGTATTGGGCAGGTGCAGTAATAATTATATTGTGCAATATATTTACAACTTTTATGCTGATATTGTTACCTGCATATGCTGTAAAGTTATTGACAGAAGAAATTAGCATCTCACAGATTTTATTGAAATTAACATACTATTGCTTAGTTTTATATTCCATAACAATTTTTTATAAAAGACTTGTACAAAGTTCAGATAACACTGTAAATAAGAAGCGTATGTTTAAATGTCAAGATTATTATGACCATATTATGATAACCAATTATCAAAATCTTGATATTTCAGAAAGTAGAGAAATTCTTGATGCAGGACTTGATTCCTATATGGATGCTTTTAATATAGGATTTACTCATATGATAGTGGATTTTAGAAACTTTATACAAAGTGTTTTAGGTCTTATTGTATATTGTATTTTTATTGCAAGGGTAAATATTTGGATTTCATTGATTTTAATAGCCATATCCTCTTTTTCCATTATTGTTAATCTTTTAAATGAAAAGTGGATAAATAAAAATAAAGAAAAATGGTTCAAGTTTGATACAAAATTAAAATATTTATCTACACAGTCCACCTCGCTAAAAAATGCAAAGGATATACGATTATATAGTATGAAAAATTGGTTCATGGATACATCTGAATACTTAATTAGCCTAAGACAAAATTGGCTAGAGAAGGAGTTAAGAATCTATTATTTAGTTAATGTATCGGAACGAATTCTAACAGCAATAAAATATGCCATTGCTTATTTTGTTGTATTTAACAAAGTGAAAAATGGATTAGAAATAAGTCAGTTTATTATGGTTATAGGATTGATTTTAGGGGTTAACAATTGGGTAACCAGTATATTTGACAATATAAAATATCTACAATTAAATAATACAACTGTAAATAACTCAAGAACTGCCATAGAAATAGATGATGTGAAGTTAGAAAATAGTATCAGTAATGATTTGGATTTATATAATCATATAACAGAAGAAAAAACATATGAATTAAGATTTGAAAATGTATCATTTGCTTTTCCAGGAGAAACAACAAAAATATTTGATAATTTTAATTTGACTATTGGTAAGGGAGAAAAACTTGCACTAGTAGGAGTTAATGGAGCAGGAAAAACTACACTTGTAAAGTTGATGTGTGGATTATATAAACCTACAGAGGGAAAGATATATTTAGACGGTGTAGATATAAGCACATATAAAAGAGAGGATTATTTTAAAGTATTTTCTATCGTATTTCAAGATTTTCAAGTACTTGCTTTATCAATGGCTGAAAATATATCTTGCTGTATTAAGGAAAAAACTGACTATAATAAAGTTGATAAATGTATTGAATTGTCAGGTCTAAAGGATAAAGTAGATAAATTGAAAAATGGAGTTCATACAACTATGTTAAAAGAACTCGATGATGAAGGTGCTATCTTATCTGGAGGAGAAACTCAAAAGCTAATGCTTGCCAGATGCTTATATAAAAATAGTCCTATTATGATTTTAGATGAGCCTACTTCAGCCCTAGATGCCTTGGCAGAAAGTGAAATGTATGAAAAATATAGTTCATTAATAGATGGAAAGACAAGTGTATTTATTTCACATAGATTAAGCTCAACAAAATTTTGTGATAGAATCATTATGTTGGAACATGGAAAAATTATTGAGGAAGGTACTCACTATAATTTATTAAAAAACAACGGTGAGTATGCAAAGATGTTTAATATTCAGTCGTCTTACTATCAAGAGGAGGTGCCTGAAATTGTTTGCTAA
- a CDS encoding ABC transporter ATP-binding protein translates to MFAKIFKGFNYHKDGFESLKIVHKIDRSIIPLLIVQSILSALFPYIELYISAYMINSIIAKDFVKIPSLIIGLVLSNLLIGLLIDFLNNINKYKADYIQRKMIILINEKAMEIDFDIMEDPQVLQKISNAEYTMEHTGGYYGFIMYYRKLLEGIFKIITSVSLVISLCVLAPVSNIHIINTLASMPFSLGVLVVLTVSNMKFNKYVEIKSKSHSSDLFNNKIIVERKFSYYTDQIFLNYPMGKDIRIFNMFEMIHNNYKKYMHESGKFFDMFYYEKVKNKETWNLLSNSIYMYIAYIIVILKVLAGSITIGELTKYIGAISIFNNAVTDIISVNQRIKLQTEFVKVFNEFINMENKKQTGLLSIEKSKDEVYDIEFHNVSFKYPNTEGHVLKDISCKLTVKDKIAVVGKNGAGKTTFIKLLTRLYDPTEGYITLNGIDIKEYDYSEYLSIFSVVFQDFNLFAFPVGENIATNRNVEDDKVWNCLSLSGIANRIKEMPQNIETNLYKYDEDGVEVSGGEAQKIAIARALYKDAPFVILDEPTSALDPISEFEIYSRFNELVEDKTSIFISHRMSSCRFCDNIIVFDSGKIIQRGNHDTLIKDENNIYASLYNAQAKYYKRETV, encoded by the coding sequence TTGTTTGCTAAAATATTCAAAGGATTTAATTATCATAAAGATGGTTTTGAAAGTTTAAAAATAGTTCACAAAATAGACAGAAGTATTATACCATTATTGATAGTACAATCTATTCTATCTGCATTGTTTCCATATATAGAGCTTTATATTTCTGCATATATGATTAATTCAATTATAGCAAAGGATTTTGTAAAAATACCATCTTTGATAATAGGTTTAGTTCTATCAAATCTATTGATTGGTTTGTTGATAGATTTTTTAAATAATATAAATAAGTATAAAGCAGATTATATTCAAAGAAAAATGATTATTTTAATTAATGAGAAGGCAATGGAAATAGACTTTGACATTATGGAGGACCCTCAGGTATTACAAAAAATATCTAATGCAGAATATACCATGGAGCATACAGGAGGATATTATGGCTTTATAATGTATTATAGGAAATTACTTGAGGGGATTTTTAAAATTATAACATCGGTCTCTTTGGTTATAAGTCTATGTGTTTTAGCACCAGTAAGTAACATCCATATTATAAATACACTTGCATCTATGCCATTTTCATTAGGTGTATTAGTAGTTCTAACTGTATCTAATATGAAGTTCAATAAATATGTGGAAATAAAATCTAAGAGTCATAGTTCAGATTTATTTAATAATAAAATAATCGTTGAAAGGAAATTCAGTTACTATACAGACCAAATATTCTTAAACTATCCCATGGGAAAGGATATAAGAATATTTAATATGTTTGAAATGATCCACAATAATTATAAGAAATATATGCATGAATCTGGAAAGTTTTTCGATATGTTTTATTATGAGAAGGTTAAAAATAAAGAAACATGGAATCTTTTAAGTAACTCCATTTATATGTATATTGCATATATTATTGTAATTTTAAAGGTATTAGCTGGAAGTATTACAATTGGTGAACTTACAAAATATATAGGTGCCATAAGTATATTTAACAATGCGGTTACAGATATAATTAGTGTCAATCAGCGTATAAAACTTCAAACTGAATTTGTGAAAGTATTTAATGAATTTATTAATATGGAGAATAAAAAACAAACTGGTTTATTATCGATAGAAAAGAGTAAAGATGAGGTATATGATATTGAATTCCACAATGTATCATTTAAGTATCCAAATACTGAGGGCCATGTTCTTAAAGATATATCCTGCAAATTAACTGTAAAGGATAAAATAGCTGTTGTAGGAAAAAATGGTGCTGGTAAAACCACATTTATAAAGCTATTAACAAGACTTTATGACCCAACAGAAGGATATATAACTTTAAATGGTATAGATATAAAGGAATATGATTATAGTGAGTATTTATCAATATTTTCTGTTGTATTTCAAGATTTTAATTTGTTTGCATTTCCTGTAGGTGAAAATATTGCCACAAATAGAAATGTGGAAGATGATAAGGTATGGAATTGTTTAAGTTTATCTGGAATAGCCAATAGAATAAAAGAAATGCCACAAAATATAGAAACCAATTTATATAAATATGATGAGGATGGAGTGGAAGTAAGTGGTGGAGAAGCACAAAAAATAGCAATTGCAAGAGCATTATATAAGGATGCCCCCTTTGTCATACTTGATGAACCAACATCAGCATTGGATCCAATTAGTGAGTTTGAAATCTATTCAAGATTCAATGAGTTAGTAGAAGATAAGACAAGTATTTTTATATCCCATAGAATGAGCAGTTGCAGATTTTGTGATAATATAATAGTGTTTGATAGTGGAAAAATTATTCAAAGGGGTAATCATGATACTCTTATTAAGGATGAAAACAATATTTACGCAAGCTTGTACAATGCACAGGCAAAATACTATAAAAGAGAAACGGTTTAA
- a CDS encoding ABC transporter ATP-binding protein, producing MESIVTIRNLSKSYGEKEVLRDINLDVHKGEIIGYIGPNGAGKSTTVKIMLGLVGDYSGDIKIFGEDIRDGKVDYKKKIGYVPETAEIYENLTAREYLTFIGELYGIKYEEANKKAGKLMDLFGIKDVYDARISSYSKGMKQKTLIISALINDPDVLFLDEPLSGMDANSVMVFKEVLAELARKGKTIFYSSHIMEVVEKISSRIILINNGEIVADGSFNDLKGITMDSSLEKIFNQLTGFNEHEKIAKEIVATIEEVI from the coding sequence ATGGAATCAATAGTAACCATAAGGAATTTAAGTAAGAGCTATGGAGAGAAAGAGGTATTACGGGATATTAATCTAGATGTACATAAGGGAGAAATCATAGGGTATATAGGACCAAATGGGGCTGGAAAGAGTACGACAGTGAAAATCATGCTAGGTTTAGTTGGAGATTATTCTGGAGATATAAAGATATTTGGGGAAGATATAAGAGACGGAAAAGTAGATTATAAAAAGAAAATCGGATATGTACCTGAGACTGCTGAAATTTATGAAAATCTTACAGCTAGAGAATATCTGACTTTTATTGGAGAACTCTATGGCATAAAATATGAAGAAGCAAATAAAAAAGCTGGGAAGTTAATGGATCTATTTGGAATTAAAGATGTTTATGATGCTAGAATAAGCTCTTATTCTAAGGGAATGAAGCAAAAGACTCTTATAATATCGGCTTTAATCAATGATCCTGACGTTCTATTCCTAGATGAGCCTTTAAGCGGAATGGATGCCAACAGCGTTATGGTATTTAAGGAAGTATTAGCAGAGTTAGCTAGAAAGGGAAAAACTATTTTCTACTCTTCTCATATTATGGAGGTTGTTGAGAAAATCAGTAGTAGGATAATACTTATAAATAATGGAGAAATAGTAGCCGATGGAAGTTTTAATGATTTAAAGGGTATAACTATGGATAGTTCATTAGAGAAGATATTTAATCAATTAACAGGATTCAATGAACATGAGAAAATAGCTAAGGAAATAGTAGCTACCATAGAAGAGGTGATATAG
- a CDS encoding AAA family ATPase, with product MIIYLNTFTFPNEGMEFDFLLGIRRTCYDSFYPFKILSKHDLERVDFEQITIFYGGNGSGKSTALNVIAEKTEINRDSIYNKSNFYGDYVSMCTMEIVTDIPEKSRIITSDDVFDYMFNIRNLNEGIDQKREELFGEYLDSKYSQFQMNSIADYEKLKKMNDSRRKTQSRFVRNELMDNVREYSNGESAFLYFTEKIEENGLYLLDEPENSLSPKRQMELMRFIEDSARFFNCQFIISTHSPFFLAMAGAKIYDLDENPVVVKKWTELENMRTYYEFFKKYENEF from the coding sequence ATGATAATTTATTTAAATACTTTTACATTTCCAAATGAAGGTATGGAATTTGACTTTTTGCTAGGGATAAGAAGAACTTGCTATGACTCATTTTATCCATTTAAGATATTATCAAAACATGATCTTGAAAGAGTTGATTTTGAGCAAATTACGATTTTCTATGGTGGGAATGGCTCGGGAAAATCAACAGCATTAAATGTGATTGCAGAAAAAACGGAAATCAATCGCGATTCTATCTATAATAAATCTAATTTTTATGGAGACTATGTCAGTATGTGTACGATGGAGATTGTGACTGATATTCCTGAAAAAAGCAGAATTATTACTAGTGATGATGTCTTTGATTATATGTTTAATATCCGCAACCTTAATGAAGGAATTGATCAAAAACGAGAAGAACTTTTTGGGGAATATTTAGATTCTAAGTATTCTCAGTTTCAAATGAATTCCATAGCAGATTATGAAAAATTAAAAAAGATGAATGATAGTAGAAGAAAAACTCAGTCACGTTTTGTGAGAAATGAATTAATGGATAATGTACGAGAATATTCAAATGGTGAAAGTGCCTTTCTATATTTTACAGAAAAAATAGAAGAAAATGGACTTTATCTATTAGATGAGCCTGAAAACAGTCTTTCCCCAAAGCGTCAGATGGAGTTAATGAGATTTATTGAGGACTCGGCACGATTTTTTAACTGTCAATTTATTATATCAACACATTCTCCTTTTTTCCTTGCTATGGCTGGGGCAAAGATATATGATCTTGATGAAAACCCAGTTGTAGTGAAGAAATGGACAGAACTAGAAAATATGCGTACATACTATGAATTTTTTAAGAAATATGAAAATGAGTTTTAA
- a CDS encoding ABC transporter ATP-binding protein: protein MKNNPVKTAIIRVIKKDIGLSILLLISIIGVVLLSLIPPQILKIIIDQNLVQKTADKLLVLAGAYIGAILFAGIFDFMKEAILTVLGQKITKEIRMEMMEKLEKINALFFSENTSGMVVSRFTNDVDAINSLFTNGIIGMVIDCLKIIGIVISIWMFSEKLGIITLFLLPIIYAITRLFQRKMLKAQVENRILIGKVNNHISESLKNVQMIKSYSKEEYMEKNYIGYLLDSYKTVEKVNWYDSIFPPIIQITRAVFISLVIILSSAQLNYLGISLGMVAATIELISSLFKPIESLGMELQSIQQAISGIHRVNDFIKEPEDNPKKANVTAADIIPNRSNVRIAFNELSFQYENGVDILKDINLSFKPGENIAFIGRTGVGKTTLFKLIMGLLEPTNGNITISGFNVCDIPNSEKRKIFGYVDQNIHIVKGTIAEQISLRDESITREQIENALDFVGLTDYIATLENGLDTVIISDTIFSQGQKQLLSIARAIVNNPPILLLDEITANLDSITEEKIVSVLQKVSKSHTILSISHRMSSMVASDTVVLLENGMVKNVGTPKQLLQSDDWYNKRVILERMTWS from the coding sequence ATGAAAAATAACCCAGTTAAGACAGCTATTATAAGAGTTATTAAAAAAGATATTGGATTAAGTATCCTATTACTGATTTCAATAATAGGTGTTGTTTTATTAAGTCTAATCCCGCCCCAAATTTTGAAAATAATAATTGATCAAAACCTTGTTCAAAAAACTGCGGATAAGCTGCTTGTTTTGGCTGGTGCCTACATAGGTGCAATATTGTTTGCTGGTATTTTCGATTTTATGAAGGAAGCAATTCTAACAGTCTTAGGGCAGAAAATCACTAAAGAAATACGCATGGAGATGATGGAGAAACTTGAAAAAATAAATGCACTCTTTTTTTCAGAAAATACCTCAGGGATGGTCGTATCACGTTTCACAAATGATGTTGACGCTATTAACTCGTTGTTTACTAATGGCATTATTGGAATGGTCATTGATTGCCTGAAAATAATTGGTATTGTCATTTCAATATGGATGTTCAGTGAAAAACTTGGAATCATAACTTTGTTTCTTCTGCCTATCATTTATGCTATCACACGGCTTTTTCAACGAAAAATGTTAAAAGCACAAGTTGAGAACAGAATACTTATTGGCAAAGTAAACAACCATATTTCCGAAAGCCTTAAAAATGTACAGATGATAAAATCTTATAGCAAAGAAGAATATATGGAGAAAAACTATATTGGTTATCTGCTCGATAGCTATAAAACCGTTGAAAAAGTGAACTGGTACGATTCCATATTCCCTCCGATCATTCAAATTACACGAGCAGTTTTTATCAGTCTTGTCATCATCCTGTCATCAGCCCAATTAAACTACTTGGGAATATCATTGGGTATGGTAGCTGCAACCATAGAACTTATATCTAGCCTGTTTAAGCCAATCGAAAGCCTTGGCATGGAACTTCAAAGTATCCAGCAGGCGATATCGGGTATCCACAGAGTGAATGACTTTATAAAAGAACCGGAAGACAACCCGAAAAAGGCAAATGTTACGGCTGCTGACATTATTCCCAATCGCAGTAATGTGAGAATCGCCTTTAATGAACTTAGTTTTCAATATGAAAATGGTGTGGATATATTGAAAGATATTAATCTTAGCTTTAAACCTGGTGAAAATATCGCCTTTATAGGTAGAACCGGTGTTGGGAAAACCACACTCTTCAAACTAATTATGGGTCTTTTGGAGCCAACTAATGGAAATATCACAATAAGTGGATTCAATGTCTGTGATATACCCAACTCAGAGAAACGAAAGATATTCGGATATGTGGATCAAAATATTCATATTGTGAAAGGAACCATTGCCGAACAGATTAGTTTGAGAGATGAAAGCATTACAAGAGAACAGATTGAAAATGCTTTGGATTTCGTAGGATTAACCGACTACATTGCTACGTTGGAAAACGGTTTGGACACTGTAATAATAAGTGATACCATATTTTCACAAGGACAAAAACAGCTTCTTTCCATAGCAAGAGCTATTGTGAATAATCCTCCAATTCTGCTACTTGATGAGATTACGGCGAACCTTGATTCCATAACAGAAGAAAAAATAGTTTCAGTACTACAAAAGGTAAGCAAATCCCATACGATACTATCCATTTCACATCGTATGTCTTCTATGGTTGCTAGTGACACAGTGGTTCTCTTAGAAAATGGCATGGTTAAAAATGTGGGGACACCAAAACAACTTTTGCAAAGCGACGACTGGTATAACAAACGTGTCATACTGGAAAGAATGACTTGGAGTTAA
- a CDS encoding ABC transporter ATP-binding protein, producing MSKLKIEPMEQPDRMLNYWKKEKFIVVCIIIFGLLYNISLVFLPIYQGKLIDSIAHNNSLSTVTTLAVSFIMMIGLIQLFRYFKRFYIRRFANSTSATMRLMLYNNIMNKSTSELDDENIGNLMTRVVSDVDLCVEGMRKFTTEVFDTGVMMVSYIVLLLVYDWKITLFSIVFVPVAMLIAENLKGFIYKYTRAFRNKSSEVTDITYDTIENAMLYRISGMEPANRERYRNNLEDLQNKAIKANILENSMQPVYNVIAMLGIIPAIYMGGMKVIDGSFSVGIFSAYITAFITMATKASKAAKLFNSVQKSQVSWNRIKPYLTEYQSKYTDLNISSNGTQLTVENLSFRYEEHGDYVIENISFEGKQGEIIGVTGGIASGKSTLALSLLGLYPYEGSIKIDGKELKDYSEFERSQMIAYLGHEPQLLSDTIYNNITLGCEGQIDNVLRDVCFNDDLINMTDREDTLVGNSGIRLSGGQQARIALARTLFNKNKIIILDDPFSAIDMKTEEQIIRNIKKSYKDSLIILVSHRLAVFNSIDRILLLDGNKSAQYGTHNELLEKSKVYSTIYNLQGTKEGDFDEK from the coding sequence ATGTCAAAGCTAAAAATTGAGCCGATGGAACAACCGGACAGAATGCTTAACTACTGGAAAAAAGAAAAATTTATTGTAGTCTGTATTATCATATTCGGATTACTATATAATATCTCATTAGTTTTTCTGCCAATCTATCAAGGTAAGCTCATAGATTCCATTGCACATAATAATAGCCTGTCCACTGTAACTACCCTTGCTGTGAGCTTTATTATGATGATAGGTTTGATACAACTTTTCAGGTACTTTAAACGGTTTTACATAAGACGCTTTGCTAACAGTACCAGTGCAACCATGCGTCTTATGCTTTACAATAATATTATGAACAAAAGCACTTCGGAACTAGATGATGAAAACATTGGAAACCTTATGACAAGAGTTGTTTCTGATGTTGATTTATGTGTAGAGGGAATGCGGAAATTTACAACTGAGGTTTTTGATACTGGTGTGATGATGGTCTCCTATATTGTTCTGCTCCTTGTATATGATTGGAAAATAACCTTGTTTTCAATAGTGTTTGTTCCAGTCGCTATGTTGATTGCGGAAAATCTTAAAGGCTTTATTTATAAATATACAAGAGCCTTCCGTAATAAAAGCAGCGAAGTGACTGACATCACCTATGATACCATTGAAAATGCTATGCTATACCGTATCAGCGGAATGGAGCCGGCAAACAGGGAAAGATACCGAAATAATCTAGAAGACTTACAAAACAAAGCAATCAAGGCAAATATACTGGAAAACTCTATGCAGCCCGTTTATAATGTCATTGCAATGCTTGGCATTATCCCAGCCATTTATATGGGAGGCATGAAAGTAATAGATGGTAGCTTTTCAGTAGGGATTTTTTCGGCATATATAACTGCTTTTATTACTATGGCAACCAAAGCCAGCAAAGCAGCAAAACTCTTTAACTCTGTGCAAAAATCACAGGTTTCATGGAACCGTATCAAACCATACCTAACGGAATATCAAAGTAAGTATACTGACCTTAATATAAGCAGTAATGGCACACAGCTAACTGTAGAGAACCTGAGTTTCCGCTATGAAGAACATGGTGATTATGTAATTGAAAATATCAGTTTTGAGGGTAAGCAGGGAGAAATCATAGGCGTAACGGGAGGCATAGCTTCCGGAAAATCCACACTTGCCTTGTCCTTACTCGGTCTTTACCCTTATGAGGGAAGTATTAAAATAGATGGTAAGGAGTTAAAGGACTACTCAGAATTTGAACGAAGTCAAATGATCGCCTACCTAGGCCATGAGCCACAACTTCTTTCTGATACCATTTACAACAACATTACATTAGGATGTGAAGGTCAGATTGACAATGTTCTTAGAGATGTATGTTTTAATGATGATTTGATAAATATGACTGATAGAGAAGATACACTGGTGGGAAACAGTGGCATTCGGTTGAGCGGAGGACAACAGGCACGTATTGCTCTTGCCCGCACATTATTTAACAAAAACAAAATTATCATATTGGATGACCCGTTTTCAGCTATTGATATGAAAACTGAGGAACAAATTATTAGAAATATTAAGAAATCCTATAAGGATAGCTTGATTATATTGGTTTCACACCGTTTAGCTGTTTTCAACAGCATAGATAGAATCCTTTTACTGGATGGTAATAAATCTGCTCAATATGGTACTCATAATGAACTTTTAGAAAAATCCAAGGTTTATTCAACCATCTACAATCTGCAAGGAACTAAGGAAGGTGATTTTGATGAAAAATAA
- a CDS encoding helix-turn-helix domain-containing protein produces the protein MDDDILNLEQAMELFGVSERTMIKLLREEHIPARKIGREWRFNKTALLKWLGEGDSTNYLNQTELYRIANDTRLSKQDILEQIKGDVEMLTINGANVRELLPDLNKDVFLPDDATLRVSYKRQRGIEKLTFKVFWLIKD, from the coding sequence ATGGACGATGATATTTTAAATCTTGAACAGGCAATGGAGCTTTTTGGAGTCAGCGAACGAACCATGATAAAACTACTTCGGGAAGAACATATTCCAGCAAGAAAGATCGGACGTGAATGGAGGTTTAATAAAACTGCTTTGTTGAAGTGGTTAGGTGAAGGCGATTCTACTAATTATCTAAATCAAACAGAACTATATCGGATTGCTAATGACACAAGGTTATCTAAGCAAGATATATTGGAACAGATAAAGGGAGACGTTGAAATGCTCACTATCAATGGCGCAAATGTCCGTGAATTATTACCAGATTTAAACAAAGATGTTTTCCTCCCCGACGACGCAACTTTAAGGGTCAGTTACAAACGACAACGTGGAATTGAAAAACTAACATTTAAAGTTTTCTGGCTGATTAAAGATTGA